In one Bos mutus isolate GX-2022 chromosome 19, NWIPB_WYAK_1.1, whole genome shotgun sequence genomic region, the following are encoded:
- the LOC102276876 gene encoding testis-expressed protein 19.2, with protein MCPPVSKRYAAEGMSYLHASWRYQLQHGRQLRICFACYKAAFLDLKRQLESEDLEDGDWDPELMDNSETGSEQGSSPVMGPNWAQGLWEPAQGESVGWGLDTLASGPVESEDMDLDDHFVPTELQPQDAAPLGLDAEDADWTQGLPWRFGEIPTCSHWPSPSIPWEGFFKVDLPAGEPMVLELGTTQDMDPLEAEAYLLDLQILSLVGRYDAVYLQKMKPRGVQMTPGQCWKLLLEPDEVWVVRLQDAPQKQELHHWKLSILESSPPGQIEELVPADSALLKRGFTILSYSPSAKRKPEEGDSASRPQSSTQGGDAGTSGPREPGENLAAMGASALGELPHFQPFNPGSQN; from the coding sequence ATGTGCCCTCCAGTCAGCAAGCGGTATGCGGCAGAGGGCATGTCCTATCTCCATGCATCCTGGAGGTATCAGCTTCAACATGGCAGACAGCTAAGGATCTGCTTTGCTTGTTACAAGGCTGCCTTTCTGGACCTTAAGCGGCAGCTAGAGTCAGAAGACTTGGAAGATGGAGATTGGGACCCTGAGCTTATGGATAACTCAGAGACAGGGTCTGAGCAAGGGTCATCCCCAGTGATGGGGCCAAACTGGGCGCAGGGCCTATGGGAGCCTGCACAGGGCGAGTCTGTGGGCTGGGGATTGGACACCCTGGCGTCAGGCCCTGTGGAGTCAGAAGACATGGACCTAGATGATCACTTTGTGCCCACTGAGCTGCAGCCTCAGGATGCGGCACCTCTGGGCCTGGATGCTGAAGATGCTGACTGGAcccagggccttccctggagATTTGGGGAAATCCCTACCTGTTCCCACTGGCCAAGCCCCTCCATTCCATGGGAGGGGTTTTTCAAAGTGGACTTGCCTGCAGGAGAGCCCATGGTATTGGAGCTGGGCACCACACAGGACATGGACCCTCTTGAGGCTGAAGCCTATTTACTGGACCTGCAGATCCTCTCCCTAGTGGGCCGCTATGATGCTGTCTACCTCCAGAAGATGAAGCCAAGAGGGGTCCAAATGACACCAGGCCAGTGTTGGAAACTGCTGTTGGAGCCTGATGAGGTGTGGGTGGTGAGACTCCAAGATGCACCCCAGAAGCAGGAACTGCACCACTGGAAGCTAAGCATTCTGGAATCCTCCCCTCCAGGGCAGATTGAAGAGCTGGTGCCTGCGGATTCAGCCCTGCTTAAGAGGGGATTCACCATCCTTTCTTATTCACCCTCGGCCAAGAGGAAGCCTGAGGAGGGGGACTCAGCCTCTAGGCCACAGTCCTCCACCCAAGGAGGGGATGCCGGTACCAGTGGGCCCAGAGAGCCTGGGGAGAACCTGGCTGCTATGGGAGCCTCGGCCCTGGGAGAGCTGCCACATTTCCAGCCCTTCAACCCAGGGTCCCAGAACTGA
- the UTS2R gene encoding urotensin-2 receptor — protein sequence MALSPEPSSRFLVPATMGSAMPELPGAPNASLNSSLASPTEPNSLEDLVATGTIGVVLSAMGVVGMAGNVYTLTVMCRFLHTSASMYVYVINLALADLLYLLSIPFIVATYVTKRWHFGDVGCRVLFSLDFLTMHASIFTLTLMSRERYAAVVRPLDTVQRSKGYRKVLALGTWLLALLLALPMMLAIRLVRRGHKSLCLPAWGQRTHRAYLTLLFGTSIVGPGVVIGLLYVRLARAYWLSQRASFTQTRRLPNPRVLYLILGIVLLFWACFLPFWLWQLLAQYRGAPPLAPRSARIVNYLTTCLTYGNSCVNPFLYTLLTKNYRDYRQRSLHSRGTSGPVGVRSFPQGHTRCQLGSGRSVTSSSQQATETIALSQAVPGSLCV from the coding sequence ATGGCACTGAGCCCAGAGCCATCGAGCAGGTTCCTGGTGCCGGCTACAATGGGCAGCGCCATGCCTGAGCTGCCTGGTGCCCCCAATGCGTCCCTCAACAGCTCGTTGGCTAGCCCGACGGAGCCCAACTCCCTGGAAGACCTGGTGGCCACGGGCACCATCGGGGTGGTGCTCTCGGCCATGGGTGTGGTAGGCATGGCAGGCAACGTGTACACGCTGACGGTCATGTGCCGCTTCCTGCACACCTCTGCCTCCATGTACGTCTACGTCATCAACCTGGCGCTGGCAGACCTCCTCTACCTGCTCAGCATCCCCTTCATTGTAGCTACCTACGTCACCAAGAGGTGGCACTTCGGCGACGTGGGCTGCCGCGTCCTCTTCAGCCTGGACTTCCTGACCATGCACGCCAGCATCTTCACCCTGACCCTCATGAGCAGGGAGCGCTATGCCGCCGTGGTGAGGCCGCTGGACACGGTGCAGCGTTCCAAGGGCTATCGTAAGGTCCTGGCGCTGGGCACGTGGCTGCTGGCACTGCTGCTGGCACTGCCCATGATGCTGGCCATCCGGCTGGTCCGCAGGGGCCACAAGAGCCTCTGCCTGCCGGCCTGGGGCCAGCGCACCCACCGCGCCTACCTGACGCTGCTCTTCGGGACCAGCATTGTGGGGCCCGGTGTGGTCATCGGGCTGCTCTACGTCCGCCTGGCCCGGGCCTACTGGCTGTCGCAGCGGGCCTCCTTCACGCAGACGCGGCGGCTGCCCAACCCCAGGGTGCTCTACCTCATCCTGGGCATCGTGCTGCTCTTCTGGGCCTGCTTCCTGCCCTTCTGGCTGTGGCAGCTCCTTGCCCAGTACCGTGGGGCCCCACCGCTCGCTCCCCGCTCCGCCCGCATCGTCAATTACCTGACCACCTGCCTCACCTATGGCAACAGCTGTGTGAACCCCTTCCTCTACACGCTGCTCACCAAGAACTACCGTGACTACCGCCAACGCTCGCTCCACAGCAGGGGCACCAGTGGGCCTGTGGGCGTCCGCAGCTTCCCACAGGGCCACACCCGCTGCCAGCTCGGCTCGGGTCGCTCCGTGACCTCCAGCAGCCAGCAAGCCACTGAGACCATCGCACTGTCCCAGGCGGTCCCCGGGAGTCTCTGCGTCTGA